A DNA window from Fimbriimonadaceae bacterium contains the following coding sequences:
- the pstA gene encoding phosphate ABC transporter permease PstA codes for MMVELHERRFNQRRRIKEKLFVALCFTATLIAIIALVALLVKVVRDGAGRLSAEFLTSFPSYKPERAGIKSPLIGTALVVGLTALIGIPIGVAAAVYLEEFQDRKTRLTEFIQVNISNLAGVPSIVYGLLGLAVFVRWMMLGRSILAGALTMALLILPMVIIVSQEALRAVPSAYREGSYALGATRWQTIRRQVLPAAAPGIFTGVILAISRAIGETAPLIVVGAAASANFIPRNLMDSYVVLPLQVFSWSRYPQEAFHQNAAAAIIVLLVALLLLNSVAIYLRGRARR; via the coding sequence ATGATGGTCGAACTCCACGAACGCCGGTTCAACCAACGGCGGCGCATCAAGGAGAAACTGTTTGTCGCGCTGTGCTTCACGGCGACCTTGATCGCGATCATCGCGCTCGTGGCGCTCTTGGTCAAAGTCGTGCGGGACGGTGCGGGACGGTTGAGCGCCGAGTTCCTGACGAGCTTCCCCTCCTACAAACCGGAGCGGGCCGGAATCAAGTCCCCGCTGATCGGGACCGCGCTGGTCGTGGGACTCACTGCCCTTATCGGGATTCCGATTGGGGTCGCGGCCGCCGTCTATTTGGAGGAGTTCCAGGATCGGAAGACGCGGCTTACCGAGTTCATCCAGGTCAACATCTCGAACCTGGCGGGTGTGCCTTCGATCGTCTACGGTTTGCTTGGGCTTGCCGTCTTCGTCCGCTGGATGATGCTGGGCCGCAGCATCCTCGCCGGTGCGCTCACCATGGCGCTGCTGATCCTCCCCATGGTGATCATCGTGAGCCAGGAGGCGCTGCGTGCCGTTCCCAGCGCCTATCGCGAGGGATCCTACGCGCTGGGCGCGACGCGCTGGCAGACGATCCGGCGCCAAGTGCTGCCCGCTGCCGCCCCCGGTATTTTTACGGGGGTCATCCTAGCCATTTCCAGGGCGATCGGCGAGACCGCCCCGTTGATCGTCGTCGGTGCCGCCGCTTCGGCGAACTTCATTCCGCGCAACCTGATGGACAGCTACGTGGTGCTGCCCCTCCAGGTTTTCTCCTGGTCGCGCTATCCGCAAGAGGCGTTCCACCAGAACGCGGCTGCGGCGATCATCGTGCTGCTGGTGGCGCTCCTGCTGCTGAACTCCGTCGCGATCTACCTCCGCGGCCGCGCCCGGCGCTGA
- the acpS gene encoding holo-ACP synthase — protein sequence MIQGLGIDVVEVARIERAMRRPRFLERILTPGERETELTPARVAGRWAAKEAAAKAIALSLTWQDVEVIHDASGRPLLKFATPLHGTRVHLSISHERGLAAAVVVVETAY from the coding sequence GTGATCCAGGGGCTCGGCATCGATGTCGTGGAGGTCGCGCGCATCGAGAGGGCGATGCGCCGCCCGAGGTTCCTCGAGCGCATCCTCACCCCCGGCGAGCGCGAGACGGAGCTGACGCCGGCCCGCGTGGCCGGGCGATGGGCCGCCAAGGAGGCCGCGGCCAAGGCGATCGCCCTCTCCCTGACGTGGCAGGACGTCGAAGTGATCCACGACGCCTCGGGGCGACCCTTGTTGAAGTTCGCAACCCCGCTGCACGGCACGCGCGTCCACCTCAGCATCAGCCACGAGCGGGGCCTTGCCGCGGCCGTGGTGGTCGTGGAAACCGCGTACTAG
- a CDS encoding M42 family metallopeptidase, protein MRAESLEFLKTLVDTPSPSGYEERAAEVYRTYTRPFADSVTTDVHGSVHAVLNPDAKMRVMLAGHMDEIGFIVHYISDEGFLFFQGIGGHDSVIPVGQRVWVHGKKRVPGVIGRKAIHLMDPEERKKKPELFDLWIDIGAADREEAESLVSLGDVATFQYEFQTLLGDRATARGFDNKMGSFIVAEALRLLKEDGGLDPGVGVYAVATVQEEIGLRGARTSAFQIGAQSGLAVDVNHAVDYPGVTKTRYGALDLGKGPSVMRGANANPVVFRMVADAAAREKIPYQVDVAPGGTGTDGNAMQINQGGMAVGILGVPLRYMHTPCELLSLTDVEDCARLMAAYCRAVTPNTDFTPNLSGNQ, encoded by the coding sequence ATGCGTGCCGAATCCCTTGAGTTTCTGAAGACCCTCGTCGACACCCCTTCGCCGTCCGGCTACGAAGAGCGGGCCGCGGAGGTCTACCGCACCTACACGCGACCCTTCGCCGACTCGGTGACGACCGATGTGCACGGAAGCGTGCACGCCGTGCTGAACCCCGACGCGAAGATGAGGGTCATGCTGGCCGGGCACATGGACGAGATCGGCTTCATCGTGCACTACATCAGCGACGAGGGGTTCCTCTTCTTCCAGGGCATCGGGGGGCATGACAGCGTCATTCCCGTCGGGCAGCGCGTGTGGGTGCACGGCAAGAAGCGGGTGCCGGGCGTCATCGGGCGCAAGGCGATCCACCTCATGGATCCCGAGGAGCGCAAGAAGAAGCCCGAGCTCTTCGACCTATGGATCGACATCGGCGCGGCCGATCGCGAGGAGGCAGAGTCGCTGGTGTCCCTTGGCGACGTGGCGACGTTCCAGTATGAGTTCCAGACGCTGCTGGGAGACCGCGCCACCGCTCGGGGCTTCGACAACAAAATGGGCTCGTTCATCGTGGCGGAGGCCCTGCGGCTGCTGAAAGAGGACGGCGGCTTGGACCCGGGCGTCGGTGTCTATGCCGTCGCGACCGTGCAGGAGGAGATCGGGTTGCGGGGTGCGAGAACCTCCGCGTTCCAGATCGGGGCCCAATCGGGGCTCGCGGTCGATGTCAATCACGCGGTGGACTACCCCGGAGTAACCAAGACGCGCTATGGGGCGCTCGATCTGGGCAAGGGGCCTTCGGTGATGCGGGGAGCGAACGCGAACCCCGTCGTCTTCCGCATGGTCGCGGATGCGGCCGCGCGCGAGAAGATCCCCTACCAGGTCGACGTGGCGCCCGGGGGCACCGGCACCGACGGCAACGCGATGCAGATCAACCAGGGCGGCATGGCCGTGGGCATCCTCGGCGTGCCTTTGCGGTACATGCACACGCCCTGCGAACTGTTGTCGCTGACGGACGTGGAGGATTGTGCGCGGCTGATGGCGGCTTACTGCCGGGCGGTGACTCCAAACACGGACTTCACGCCCAACCTTTCCGGCAACCAGTAA
- a CDS encoding heterodisulfide reductase-related iron-sulfur binding cluster — MTPTRQEFLFLSGTEKALFYVLAALSVAVMFAQIWQRAKLWRAGRPIGWKPTPIASIWTYVLGQRKVRQQRRSSGAPMHLLIFYGFLALFIGTTLLGINTYSPWKFHQGLYYLVYEATLDVLGLGFLVGVAWAFLRRVRFKPASITCEPADLWALALLFVVGATGYVLEAARMAANPQPFDVSAPIGWALSLPLSLVSPDVYRGVWWFHMVWVFVFFAVLPRMRIRHIVMAIFSLGGQPQRPWGRLEPISLEEVEKTGKIGVSEPADYSRWHLMALDACMECGRCTDVCPANGVGKVLNPKRVVQDLRGAMASGTGVVEAVGAEALWDCTTCFACVEACPVGIRHVDLIVDARRSLVAEGQLAGSAATMLRQVGSTSNAWGQGAETREEWMKGLDVPLARDGEPFDVLFWVGCAGATDPGAVKTTRAVAKLLKKAGIRFACLGREEKCTGDPARRVGEEFLAQEMIQQNVAMLDRYGVKKIVTTCPHCMNTLRNEYGPFGGAYEVLHHTQVLAEAIAEGKLKAATPDEGGVTYHDPCYLARVNGHADAPRALVGQKTHLDQPGLLEDAVQRDVRRGHLLEPARFGRKTLCCGAGGGRMWMEEPVERRPGDRRARELAATGAKTVAVACPFCRIMLDASLKQVGSETLRLVDLAELVEQANA; from the coding sequence GTGACCCCCACGCGACAAGAGTTTCTGTTTCTCTCCGGTACCGAGAAGGCGCTGTTCTACGTGTTGGCGGCGCTCTCCGTCGCGGTGATGTTCGCCCAGATTTGGCAAAGGGCGAAGCTGTGGCGGGCGGGGCGGCCCATCGGCTGGAAGCCCACTCCGATCGCCTCGATCTGGACGTACGTGCTCGGACAGCGCAAGGTGCGCCAGCAGAGGCGCTCCAGCGGCGCGCCGATGCACCTGCTGATCTTTTACGGATTCCTGGCGCTCTTCATCGGAACCACGTTGCTGGGCATCAACACCTACTCGCCGTGGAAGTTCCACCAGGGCCTCTACTACTTGGTTTACGAGGCCACGCTCGACGTGCTGGGTTTGGGCTTCCTCGTCGGGGTGGCGTGGGCGTTCCTGCGCCGCGTGCGCTTCAAACCCGCGTCCATCACGTGCGAACCCGCGGACCTCTGGGCCCTGGCGCTCCTGTTCGTCGTCGGAGCGACCGGCTACGTGCTCGAGGCAGCCCGCATGGCCGCGAACCCCCAGCCGTTCGACGTCTCCGCACCCATCGGCTGGGCGCTCTCCCTGCCGCTGAGCCTGGTCTCTCCCGACGTCTACCGGGGCGTGTGGTGGTTCCACATGGTCTGGGTGTTCGTGTTCTTCGCGGTGCTTCCCAGGATGCGGATCCGGCACATCGTGATGGCGATCTTCAGCCTCGGCGGGCAGCCGCAGAGGCCTTGGGGCCGGCTCGAACCCATCTCGCTGGAAGAGGTCGAGAAGACGGGGAAGATCGGCGTTTCGGAGCCCGCGGACTACTCGCGGTGGCACCTGATGGCTCTCGACGCCTGCATGGAGTGCGGTCGTTGTACGGACGTGTGCCCCGCGAACGGGGTCGGCAAGGTCCTCAACCCCAAGCGCGTCGTGCAGGATCTGCGCGGCGCGATGGCCTCCGGAACGGGAGTGGTCGAGGCGGTCGGCGCCGAGGCCCTGTGGGACTGCACGACCTGCTTTGCCTGTGTCGAGGCGTGCCCGGTCGGCATCCGCCACGTGGATCTGATCGTCGATGCAAGGCGCAGCCTCGTGGCCGAGGGCCAGCTCGCGGGTTCGGCCGCCACGATGCTGCGCCAGGTGGGCTCCACCTCCAACGCGTGGGGGCAGGGCGCCGAGACGCGCGAGGAGTGGATGAAGGGGCTGGACGTGCCCCTGGCGCGGGACGGGGAGCCCTTCGACGTCCTGTTTTGGGTGGGGTGCGCGGGTGCCACCGACCCGGGGGCGGTCAAGACGACACGCGCCGTGGCGAAACTGCTCAAAAAGGCGGGCATCCGCTTCGCATGCCTGGGCAGGGAAGAGAAGTGCACCGGAGACCCAGCGCGGCGGGTGGGTGAGGAGTTCCTCGCCCAGGAGATGATCCAGCAGAACGTGGCGATGCTCGACCGCTACGGCGTGAAGAAGATCGTGACAACGTGTCCCCACTGCATGAACACGCTGCGGAACGAGTACGGACCGTTTGGAGGCGCCTACGAAGTGCTCCACCACACCCAGGTGTTGGCCGAGGCGATCGCCGAAGGCAAGTTGAAGGCGGCGACCCCCGACGAGGGGGGAGTGACCTACCACGATCCCTGCTACCTGGCGCGGGTGAACGGCCACGCGGACGCGCCGCGGGCGCTCGTCGGCCAGAAGACCCACCTCGACCAGCCCGGCCTCTTGGAGGACGCGGTCCAGCGGGACGTCCGGCGCGGCCATCTTCTGGAGCCGGCCCGGTTTGGCCGGAAAACCCTGTGTTGCGGGGCGGGGGGAGGGCGCATGTGGATGGAAGAGCCTGTCGAACGAAGGCCGGGCGACCGACGGGCGCGCGAACTTGCGGCCACCGGGGCGAAGACGGTCGCGGTCGCATGTCCGTTCTGCAGGATCATGCTGGACGCGAGCCTCAAACAGGTGGGATCGGAGACCCTTCGCCTGGTGGACCTGGCCGAACTGGTCGAGCAGGCCAACGCGTGA
- a CDS encoding polysaccharide deacetylase family protein: MSGSGRVWPGKVRGGVSLTYDGTLEEHLSDVVPVLDAHGLRGTFYAYPPNLVKLPLDWMKVVENGHEVGNHSLMGLTDRDGMLPDLSPELALEDVLEGERLLEELFPEANHSFAQPAVRGFTETLNPVVPPILRRSILRLNDQVCALATDRFPASRSAHDGLNPVGDTAPNAVRSMLADGMDAEALILLAKMARTERAWLVLVFGGLRDSEFDPDAHEGLCRFLADQREALLVAPLVEVAARFG, translated from the coding sequence ATGTCGGGGTCGGGACGGGTGTGGCCGGGCAAGGTGCGCGGAGGAGTGAGCCTCACCTACGACGGCACCCTCGAGGAGCACCTTTCCGACGTCGTTCCGGTGTTGGACGCGCACGGGCTGCGGGGCACGTTCTACGCGTATCCGCCCAACCTCGTCAAGCTTCCTTTGGACTGGATGAAGGTCGTGGAGAACGGGCACGAGGTGGGAAACCACAGCTTGATGGGGCTGACCGATCGCGACGGGATGCTTCCGGACCTGTCGCCTGAGCTTGCGCTCGAGGACGTGCTGGAGGGGGAGCGGTTGCTCGAAGAGCTGTTTCCCGAAGCGAACCACAGCTTTGCGCAACCGGCCGTTCGCGGGTTCACGGAGACCTTGAACCCCGTCGTTCCTCCCATCTTGCGCCGGTCGATTCTCCGACTCAACGACCAGGTGTGCGCCCTCGCAACCGATCGCTTTCCCGCCTCGCGAAGTGCGCACGACGGGCTGAACCCGGTCGGCGACACGGCGCCGAACGCCGTCCGCTCGATGCTTGCCGACGGGATGGATGCCGAGGCGTTGATCCTCCTCGCCAAGATGGCGAGGACAGAGCGCGCGTGGCTGGTGCTCGTGTTCGGTGGGCTCCGGGACAGCGAGTTCGACCCCGATGCGCACGAGGGCCTGTGCCGATTCCTCGCGGACCAACGGGAGGCGTTGCTTGTTGCCCCCCTGGTTGAGGTCGCCGCGCGGTTTGGGTAG
- the hutU gene encoding urocanate hydratase translates to MSTRTAIRAPRGTELSCKGWQQEAALRMLMNNLDPEVAEKPEELIVYGGTGRAARSWEAFDAIVASLRALEDDETLIVQSGKPVGVFQTHPYAPRVLIANSNLVGKWSNYEEFHRLEQLGLTMYGQMTAGSWIYIGSQGIVQGTYETFMAAANTHFGGSLKGKLVVSGGMGGMGGAQPLAATMAGACFLGIDVDALRIEKRLKSGYCDRVASDLDEALEVLAEAQAKGEALSVGLVGNCADVLPELVRRGVVPDVLTDQTSAHDPLEGYVPHGMPLAEALELRRTDPAAYIRRAKASMGVHVQAMLELKRRGAVTFDYGNNIRAFAQEVGVSDAFEIKGFVPEYIRPLFCVGKGPFRWAALSGDPEDIARTDALALELFPEDQVLRRWIELARDRIRFQGLPCRICWLGYGARAKFGLAINELVRKGELKAPIVIGRDHLDTGSVASPNRETEAMKDGSDAIADWALLNALVNTAAGASWVSIHNGGGVGIGYSQHAGMVVVADGTEAMDRRLERVLTTDPGMGILRHADAGYESAQQFAREHGVRVPMMQ, encoded by the coding sequence ATGAGCACACGCACCGCGATCCGGGCGCCGCGTGGAACCGAACTCTCGTGCAAGGGTTGGCAACAAGAGGCGGCGCTCCGCATGCTGATGAACAACCTCGATCCCGAGGTCGCGGAGAAGCCGGAGGAGCTGATCGTGTACGGAGGAACGGGCCGTGCCGCTCGAAGCTGGGAAGCGTTCGACGCGATCGTGGCGTCCCTGCGCGCCCTCGAGGACGACGAGACCCTCATCGTCCAGTCGGGCAAACCCGTGGGCGTCTTCCAAACGCACCCTTACGCGCCCCGAGTCCTGATCGCCAATTCGAATCTCGTGGGCAAGTGGTCCAACTACGAGGAGTTCCACCGGCTCGAACAGCTCGGTCTGACCATGTACGGGCAGATGACCGCCGGCTCTTGGATCTACATCGGCAGCCAGGGCATCGTGCAGGGCACCTATGAGACCTTCATGGCCGCCGCGAACACCCACTTTGGCGGTTCGCTGAAGGGCAAGCTCGTCGTGAGCGGCGGCATGGGAGGCATGGGTGGCGCCCAGCCTTTGGCCGCCACCATGGCCGGCGCATGCTTTCTGGGGATCGACGTGGACGCTTTGCGCATCGAGAAGCGCTTGAAGAGCGGCTACTGCGATCGTGTCGCAAGCGATCTCGACGAGGCGCTCGAAGTGCTGGCCGAAGCCCAGGCCAAGGGCGAGGCGCTCTCGGTGGGGCTGGTGGGCAACTGCGCCGACGTCCTTCCCGAACTGGTGCGGCGCGGGGTCGTTCCAGACGTGCTGACGGACCAGACGAGCGCGCACGATCCCCTGGAGGGGTACGTGCCGCACGGAATGCCTCTGGCGGAAGCACTGGAGCTGAGGCGCACCGACCCGGCGGCGTACATTCGGAGGGCGAAGGCGTCGATGGGCGTTCACGTCCAAGCGATGCTCGAGCTCAAACGCCGCGGAGCGGTCACCTTCGATTACGGAAACAACATCCGCGCGTTCGCCCAGGAGGTGGGCGTATCGGACGCGTTCGAGATCAAGGGGTTCGTTCCCGAGTACATCCGGCCGCTCTTCTGCGTCGGCAAAGGGCCGTTTCGGTGGGCTGCGTTGTCGGGCGATCCGGAGGACATCGCACGGACCGACGCCTTGGCGCTCGAGCTGTTCCCCGAGGATCAGGTGCTGCGGCGCTGGATCGAGTTGGCCAGGGATCGGATTCGGTTCCAGGGTCTGCCGTGCCGGATCTGCTGGTTGGGGTACGGCGCGCGTGCGAAGTTCGGCTTGGCCATCAACGAGCTGGTGCGCAAAGGCGAGCTGAAGGCGCCGATCGTGATCGGGCGCGATCACCTCGACACCGGCAGCGTCGCGTCGCCCAACCGCGAGACGGAGGCGATGAAGGACGGCTCCGACGCCATTGCGGATTGGGCGCTGCTGAACGCGTTGGTGAACACCGCGGCGGGCGCGTCGTGGGTGTCGATCCACAACGGCGGCGGGGTGGGCATCGGCTACTCGCAGCACGCGGGCATGGTGGTCGTCGCCGACGGCACCGAAGCCATGGACCGTCGGCTCGAACGCGTGCTGACCACCGATCCCGGAATGGGGATCTTGCGCCATGCCGATGCCGGCTACGAATCGGCCCAGCAGTTCGCGCGCGAACACGGAGTGCGCGTGCCGATGATGCAGTGA
- the mscL gene encoding large conductance mechanosensitive channel protein MscL: MKGNVLDMAIGIVIGAAFGTIVSSFVADLLMPLIGLLTGGLDFSNQFVVLKEGATPGPYLSPAAATEAGAVTLNYGTFITHVVSFVIVAFAIFLMVKAMNRVKKKEEAAPAAPPEPSKTEVLLAEIRDALRAKG; the protein is encoded by the coding sequence ATGAAGGGCAACGTCCTCGACATGGCGATCGGTATCGTCATCGGCGCGGCGTTCGGAACGATCGTGTCTTCGTTCGTCGCAGACCTTCTGATGCCGTTGATCGGACTGCTGACCGGGGGCCTTGACTTTTCGAACCAGTTCGTCGTGCTCAAGGAGGGGGCCACACCGGGCCCCTATCTGTCGCCGGCGGCAGCCACCGAAGCGGGCGCCGTCACCTTGAACTACGGCACGTTCATCACCCACGTGGTGAGCTTCGTGATCGTCGCCTTCGCGATCTTCTTGATGGTGAAAGCGATGAACCGCGTGAAGAAGAAGGAAGAGGCCGCGCCCGCCGCGCCCCCCGAACCCTCCAAGACCGAGGTGCTCCTCGCGGAGATCCGCGACGCGCTGAGGGCGAAGGGGTAG
- the pstC gene encoding phosphate ABC transporter permease subunit PstC: protein MATAPEATGAQAGAFVRKFRPQHAKEAGIKLVAFLCAAVSVLTTLGILYVLASQAITFFREVPPSEFFFGSQWNPLIEPRSFGVLPLITGTLLITVGAGAIAIPLGLMVGIYLSEYAHPRVRGVLKPILEILAGIPTVVYGYFALFFITPLLREAFPSVQVYNAASGAIVVGIMVLPLVTSLCEDALGAVPKALREAAHGLGATKLEATLRIVVPSALSGIMASFILALSRAVGETMAVTLAAGARPQLTFNPADSVQTMTAYIVGVTSGDVRQGSTAYNSVFAVGITLFAMTMVMNLLAIRLVRRFRSAY from the coding sequence GTGGCGACGGCTCCCGAAGCAACGGGCGCCCAGGCCGGAGCTTTCGTTCGAAAGTTCCGGCCTCAGCACGCCAAAGAGGCGGGCATCAAGCTCGTTGCCTTCCTTTGCGCCGCCGTGTCGGTGCTCACGACGCTGGGCATCCTCTACGTGCTGGCCAGCCAGGCGATCACCTTCTTTCGCGAGGTGCCGCCTTCGGAGTTCTTCTTCGGCAGCCAGTGGAACCCGCTGATCGAGCCCCGCAGCTTCGGGGTGCTGCCCCTGATCACGGGCACCCTGCTGATCACCGTGGGGGCGGGGGCGATCGCCATCCCTTTGGGGTTGATGGTGGGTATCTACCTGAGCGAGTACGCACACCCAAGGGTGAGGGGGGTGCTCAAACCCATTCTCGAAATCCTCGCGGGCATCCCCACGGTGGTGTACGGGTACTTCGCGCTGTTCTTTATCACCCCGCTCTTGCGTGAGGCGTTCCCCTCGGTGCAGGTCTACAACGCCGCGTCGGGCGCGATCGTCGTGGGCATCATGGTGCTCCCGCTGGTGACCTCCTTGTGCGAGGATGCGCTGGGGGCGGTGCCGAAAGCGCTGCGAGAAGCCGCCCACGGATTGGGCGCCACGAAGTTGGAAGCGACCCTTCGGATCGTGGTGCCGTCGGCCCTCTCGGGCATCATGGCGTCCTTCATCCTCGCGTTGTCGCGCGCCGTGGGCGAGACGATGGCCGTGACCCTGGCCGCGGGCGCGCGACCGCAGTTGACGTTCAATCCCGCGGACAGCGTCCAGACGATGACCGCCTACATCGTCGGCGTGACGAGCGGCGATGTCCGACAAGGCTCCACGGCCTACAACTCCGTGTTCGCGGTCGGCATCACCCTCTTTGCCATGACCATGGTGATGAACCTCCTCGCCATCCGGCTCGTGCGGCGATTCAGGAGCGCGTACTGA
- a CDS encoding PstS family phosphate ABC transporter substrate-binding protein encodes MRNRIWMGWVVGALLALGAAGCGGDKTESGTDTVSGANANASLSGSIAIDGSGTVFPITNAATEEFMGKHPGVRITVGDSGTGAGMKKFLSGETDICDASRPIEDEEVADAAKAGIEFIEVPIAYDGLSIIVNPANTWVDKLTTEELKRIWEPGSKVMKWSDVRPGFPDKPIHLFGPSTAHGTFEYFTEAIVEQKKKQRPDFQQCPEYNQLVEGVATDENALGYVGYAYYEQNKARLKLVPVDSGSGPVAPSEATIADGTYSPLSRPLFVYVKKSALARSEVKAFVDYLIGDGRGIIGQTGYVPFPDALYTKVKEHVDAGTTGRVPELTKLSG; translated from the coding sequence ATGCGAAATCGAATTTGGATGGGTTGGGTGGTGGGCGCCCTGTTGGCCCTCGGCGCAGCCGGATGCGGCGGCGACAAGACCGAATCGGGCACCGACACCGTGTCGGGCGCCAACGCGAATGCTTCCTTGAGCGGCAGCATCGCCATCGACGGCAGCGGGACCGTGTTTCCCATCACCAACGCCGCGACCGAGGAGTTCATGGGCAAGCACCCGGGCGTTCGGATCACCGTGGGCGATTCGGGAACGGGCGCCGGCATGAAGAAGTTTCTCAGCGGCGAAACGGACATTTGCGACGCCTCGCGGCCCATCGAGGATGAGGAGGTCGCCGACGCGGCCAAGGCCGGCATCGAGTTCATCGAGGTCCCGATCGCCTACGACGGGCTCTCGATCATCGTCAATCCCGCGAACACGTGGGTCGACAAGCTGACGACCGAGGAGCTCAAGCGCATTTGGGAACCGGGCAGCAAGGTTATGAAATGGAGCGACGTGCGGCCGGGCTTCCCCGACAAGCCGATCCACCTCTTCGGCCCGTCGACCGCACACGGCACGTTCGAGTACTTCACCGAGGCGATCGTGGAGCAGAAGAAGAAGCAGCGGCCCGATTTCCAGCAGTGCCCCGAGTACAACCAGCTCGTCGAAGGCGTGGCCACCGATGAGAACGCTCTGGGCTATGTGGGCTACGCGTACTACGAGCAGAACAAGGCCAGACTCAAGCTGGTCCCCGTCGACTCGGGAAGCGGCCCGGTCGCCCCGTCCGAGGCAACGATCGCGGACGGCACGTACTCGCCCCTCTCGCGTCCGCTGTTCGTCTACGTGAAGAAGAGCGCGTTGGCGCGATCCGAGGTCAAGGCCTTTGTCGACTACCTGATCGGAGATGGACGCGGCATCATCGGCCAGACAGGTTACGTCCCGTTCCCTGACGCTCTCTACACGAAGGTGAAAGAGCACGTCGACGCCGGGACGACCGGGCGTGTCCCCGAGCTGACCAAACTGTCGGGTTAA
- a CDS encoding dipeptidase, which produces MIRIVCIAALLLATGAAPSRQDVLARARALQREVPLIDGHNDLPWASRSRNPDLAGLDKGLPTGQTDIPRLRQGEVGGQFWSVYIPATVTGPAAVKMVTEQIDTVHRLAARYPDTFEVARTAADVERIFHEGKIASLIGMEGGHSIDSSLAVLRMTYAMGARYMTLTHSLNTPWADSATDKPEHGGLTPFGEEVVREMNRIGMLVDLSHVSPDTMRDALRVTEAPVIFSHSGARAVCDHPRNVPDDVLRLVKKNGGVVMAVVLGAYVADSSAWRADRSAAQARFQNQADAAAMLQQWERDHPRPKANLKGVADHIDHIVQVAGIDHVGIGGDFDGGGGVEGLEDVSKYPLLTAELLRRGYSEEEVKKFLGLNVLRVMREAEEVARRLQNSSRAPRHG; this is translated from the coding sequence ATGATCCGCATCGTATGCATCGCGGCGCTGCTCTTGGCGACGGGGGCGGCCCCGTCGCGCCAGGACGTCCTGGCGCGGGCCCGGGCGCTTCAGCGCGAGGTGCCGCTCATCGACGGACACAACGACCTGCCGTGGGCGTCGCGGTCTCGCAATCCCGACCTCGCGGGGCTTGACAAAGGCCTGCCCACGGGTCAAACGGACATCCCGCGGTTGCGGCAGGGCGAGGTGGGCGGGCAGTTCTGGTCGGTCTACATCCCCGCCACCGTGACCGGGCCGGCTGCGGTCAAGATGGTGACCGAACAGATCGACACCGTGCACCGACTTGCAGCCCGCTATCCGGATACCTTCGAAGTCGCGCGCACCGCTGCGGATGTCGAACGGATCTTCCACGAAGGCAAGATCGCGAGCCTCATCGGCATGGAAGGCGGGCATTCCATCGACTCGTCGCTCGCCGTCCTTCGCATGACGTATGCCATGGGTGCGCGGTACATGACGCTCACGCATTCGCTCAACACCCCGTGGGCGGACTCGGCCACCGACAAGCCCGAACATGGGGGCCTCACCCCGTTCGGCGAGGAAGTGGTGCGCGAGATGAACCGGATCGGCATGTTGGTGGACCTCTCCCATGTTTCACCGGACACCATGCGCGATGCCCTGAGGGTCACCGAGGCACCGGTCATCTTCTCGCACTCGGGAGCGCGGGCGGTGTGCGACCACCCGCGCAACGTCCCCGACGACGTGCTGCGGCTCGTCAAGAAGAACGGCGGCGTGGTCATGGCGGTCGTCCTCGGAGCCTACGTCGCCGACTCCTCCGCCTGGCGCGCAGATCGCTCGGCGGCGCAAGCCAGGTTCCAGAATCAAGCCGATGCGGCCGCCATGCTGCAGCAGTGGGAACGCGATCATCCGCGGCCCAAAGCGAACCTGAAGGGCGTGGCGGATCACATCGACCATATCGTCCAAGTCGCGGGCATCGACCACGTCGGAATTGGTGGCGACTTCGACGGGGGCGGTGGAGTCGAGGGGCTGGAGGACGTGTCGAAGTATCCGCTTCTCACCGCCGAGTTGCTGCGCCGCGGCTACTCGGAAGAAGAAGTCAAGAAGTTCCTCGGCCTCAACGTTCTTCGCGTGATGCGCGAGGCAGAGGAGGTGGCGAGGCGATTGCAGAACTCCTCTCGCGCGCCCCGACACGGGTGA